In a genomic window of Oncorhynchus keta strain PuntledgeMale-10-30-2019 chromosome 26, Oket_V2, whole genome shotgun sequence:
- the LOC118370928 gene encoding forkhead box protein F2-like, which translates to MTTELSQQQLDPPPPLRSSPTSGVLHPAMMSPQTEVDSSLAGAKSKKASSGLRRPEKPPYSYIALIVMAIQSSPTKRLTLSEVYQFLQARFPFFRGSYQGWKNSVRHNLSLNECFIKLPKGLGRPGKGHYWTIDPASEFMFEEGSFRRRPRGFRRKCQALKPIYRMMNGIGFGTSILPQNFDFQAPTGSLACHSNSYNLDMMTNSMAGGYDGLSGGHHVPHMSPSPGSTYMASCPVTSNGDYGGPDSSSSPVPSSPAMASALDGHSPYASSAGHWASPGVSPYIKQQPLVSSSSASSGLNSGMSPYSLEQSYLHQNARDTADISVGIPRYQSHSSPVCDRKDFLLNFNGISSFRPSASGSYYHHHQHHQSLCQDVKPCVM; encoded by the exons ATGACGACCGAGCTCTCTCAGCAGCAGCTGGACCCGCCGCCTCCCCTGAGGTCCAGCCCGACCTCCGGAGTCCTGCACCCCGCCATGATGAGCCCACAGACCGAGGTGGACAGCTCCTTAGCCGGGGCCAAAAGCAAGAAGGCGAGCTCCGGCCTGAGGCGACCAGAGAAGCCTCCCTACTCCTACATTGCGCTCATCGTCATGGCGATACAGAGCTCACCGACCAAGAGGCTGACGCTCAGTGAGGTCTATCAGTTCCTCCAGGCCCGGTTCCCCTTCTTCAGAGGATCCTACCAGGGCTGGAAGAACTCCGTCCGGCACAACCTCTCCCTGAACGAGTGCTTCATCAAGCTGCCCAAAGGGCTAGGCAGGCCGGGGAAAGGCCACTATTGGACCATCGACCCTGCCAGCGAGTTCATGTTCGAAGAGGGCTCGTTCCGCCGCAGACCCAGGGGCTTCCGGAGAAAATGCCAAGCTCTGAAGCCTATTTACCGGATGATGAACGGGATAGGCTTCGGTACGTCCATTTTACCGCAGAACTTTGATTTCCAGGCGCCCACTGGGTCTCTGGCGTGTCATAGCAACAGTTACAACTTGGACATGATGACCAACTCCATGGCCGGTGGCTACGACGGACTGAGCGGTGGCCACCACGTACCTCACATGTCCCCGAGCCCCGGGTCCACATATATGGCCAGCTGTCCGGTAACGTCCAACGGGGACTACGGTGGACCGGACAGTAGCAGCAGCCCTGTGCCCTCGTCTCCGGCTATGGCCAGCGCGTTGGACGGTCATTCTCCATACGCCAGTAGCGCCGGACACTGGGCGTCTCCCGGCGTCTCCCCGTACATTAAGCAGCAGCCTCTGGTCTCCAGCAGCTCGGCGTCCTCTGGGTTAAATTCCGGCATGTCCCCCTATTCCCTGGAGCAGAGCTACCTCCACCAGAACGCCAGGGACACCGCCGATATCTCAG TGGGGATCCCTCGCTACCAGAGCCACTCCTCACCCGTGTGTGACAGGAAGGATTTTCTCCTGAACTTTAACGGCATCTCCTCGTTTCGTCCTTCAGCCAGCGGATCTTactatcatcatcaccaacatCACCAAAGCCTTTGTCAAGACGTCAAACCGTGCGTGATGTGA